Proteins encoded together in one Marinobacter salsuginis window:
- the paaZ gene encoding phenylacetic acid degradation bifunctional protein PaaZ: MSVLKSFIAGQWVGEKPAKALPSAVNGEIVAHTHDDTLDFKNAVEYGRKVGGKNLMAMDFQERALALKAMALYLQEHKKELYALSMHTGSTKGDNGIDIDGGFGTLFSYASMGRRELPSGNVVHEGPVTPLGKNNHFAGTHILVPRGGVAVHIDAYNFPVWGMLEKFAPTFLAGMPSIVKPATSTSYVTELAVRLMHESGALPEGSLQLIIGSTGDLFDHLEEQDVVTFTGSAATARKLRNHPNIINRSIPFNAEADSLNSAILAPDVTPEHEEFDVFVKEIRREMTAKAGQKCTAIRRIFVPKDQVNAVCDKLKEQLSKITVGDPSVEGVRMGALASIDQLEDVKANIQELLKTSELVIGGDGNFKATGEGTEKGAFIEPHLLLCRNPENGCGAHDIEAFGPVATVIPYDTIEDAVELCSKGRGSLVTTLTTRDPAIAGKVAPLLAAFHGRLHLLDAEAAKESTGHGSPLPMLKHGGPGRAGGGEELGGIRAVHHYLQRTAIQGSPTMLAAVTREYVRGADVIETEVHPFRRHFEDLQINESLLTHRRTVTEADIVNFGCLSGDHFYMHFDELAARESQFGKRIAHGYFVLSAAAGLFVSPGEGPVLANYGLDTLRFIEPVAPGDTIRARLTCKRKIDQGRTSPDGHPQGVVVWDVQVTNQNDELVASYDILTLVAKKPE, encoded by the coding sequence ATGTCAGTCCTGAAAAGTTTCATTGCCGGCCAGTGGGTCGGTGAAAAGCCTGCCAAGGCTTTGCCCAGCGCGGTGAATGGCGAGATCGTCGCTCACACCCACGACGACACCCTCGATTTCAAAAACGCCGTTGAGTATGGCCGCAAAGTTGGCGGTAAAAACCTGATGGCGATGGATTTCCAGGAGCGCGCCCTGGCCCTGAAGGCCATGGCCCTGTACCTCCAGGAGCACAAGAAAGAACTCTACGCCTTGTCGATGCATACCGGTTCCACCAAGGGTGATAACGGTATCGATATTGATGGCGGTTTCGGCACCCTGTTCTCCTACGCCAGCATGGGCCGGCGCGAACTGCCGTCAGGCAACGTGGTTCACGAGGGGCCAGTAACTCCGCTGGGCAAGAACAACCACTTTGCCGGTACCCACATTCTGGTTCCCCGTGGTGGCGTGGCGGTTCACATTGACGCCTACAACTTCCCGGTGTGGGGCATGCTGGAGAAGTTCGCGCCCACCTTCCTGGCGGGCATGCCATCCATCGTGAAGCCGGCCACCTCTACCTCCTACGTGACCGAGCTTGCCGTGCGCCTGATGCACGAATCCGGCGCACTTCCGGAAGGAAGCCTGCAGCTGATCATCGGCAGCACCGGCGACCTGTTTGACCATCTGGAAGAGCAGGACGTAGTGACCTTTACCGGTTCCGCCGCCACTGCACGCAAGCTTCGTAACCACCCGAACATCATCAACCGGTCGATTCCGTTCAACGCCGAAGCGGATTCCCTGAACAGTGCAATCCTCGCCCCGGACGTGACCCCCGAGCACGAAGAGTTCGATGTCTTCGTAAAGGAAATCCGCCGCGAGATGACTGCCAAGGCCGGTCAGAAATGTACCGCCATTCGTCGTATCTTCGTACCGAAAGACCAGGTAAACGCGGTCTGCGACAAGCTGAAAGAGCAACTCTCCAAGATCACCGTGGGTGATCCCTCTGTCGAAGGCGTCCGCATGGGCGCACTGGCCTCCATCGACCAGCTGGAAGATGTCAAAGCCAATATCCAGGAACTGCTCAAGACCAGCGAACTGGTTATCGGTGGTGACGGAAACTTCAAGGCCACCGGCGAGGGCACCGAGAAAGGCGCCTTCATCGAGCCGCACCTGCTGCTGTGCCGTAACCCGGAAAACGGCTGTGGTGCTCACGACATTGAGGCGTTCGGCCCCGTGGCCACGGTGATTCCCTACGACACCATCGAGGATGCCGTTGAGCTGTGCTCCAAGGGTCGCGGCTCACTGGTTACCACCCTGACCACCCGCGATCCCGCCATTGCCGGCAAGGTTGCGCCTCTACTGGCTGCGTTCCACGGCCGTCTGCACCTGCTGGATGCCGAAGCGGCGAAAGAGTCCACCGGCCACGGCTCTCCCCTGCCGATGCTCAAGCATGGTGGGCCCGGTCGTGCCGGCGGCGGTGAGGAACTGGGCGGTATCCGTGCGGTACACCATTACCTGCAGCGCACCGCGATCCAGGGCTCCCCGACCATGCTCGCAGCGGTTACCCGTGAGTATGTGCGTGGCGCAGACGTTATCGAAACCGAAGTACACCCGTTCCGTCGCCATTTCGAGGACCTGCAGATCAACGAGTCTCTGCTGACCCATCGTCGTACGGTGACCGAAGCAGACATCGTGAACTTCGGCTGCCTCTCCGGTGACCATTTCTACATGCATTTCGATGAACTTGCCGCCCGGGAATCCCAGTTCGGCAAACGCATCGCCCACGGTTACTTCGTACTGTCGGCCGCGGCCGGCCTGTTCGTTTCCCCGGGCGAAGGTCCGGTCCTGGCGAACTACGGCCTGGATACACTGCGGTTCATTGAGCCGGTTGCGCCGGGAGATACCATCCGGGCGAGGCTGACCTGCAAGCGCAAGATCGATCAGGGTCGGACATCCCCCGACGGCCACCCCCAGGGTGTGGTGGTATGGGACGTCCAGGTGACCAACCAGAACGACGAGCTGGTTGCGAGCTACGACATCCTGACACTGGTTGCCAAGAAGCCCGAGTAA